CCAGGGCGGCCGGGTCGGGCGCGCCCGCGGCGTCACACGGCACGGGGACCAGGACAGTTCCGGTCATTTCCGCCAGGATCGGATACCCGTCGAATGTCGGTGTCGCGGTGACCAGTTCCGCGCCGGGACCGGCGAGCGCCGCCATGATCTGTGCCGCCACCCCGGTCGCGCCCGCGCCGACGACGACCTGCTCGGGATGCAGGCCGAGGTGCCCGGCGATCAGCTCGGGCAGCGTGCGCGGCCGGAACTCGGGATAGCGGTTCGCCCCGGCCAGCGTCTGCTGTACCGCGTGAAGCACCGACGGCAGCGGCGGATACGGGTTCTCGCTCAACGACAGGTCGAAGCGGCACGGTGGGCGCCGCCCGGACCGGCGCGCCGAGCGCGAGTCCTCGGCCAGGTCCAGGGTCATCGCGGTGCACCCCAGCGCAGCGCCGCCGCGGCGGCGAAGTCACCGGCGTGCGCGAACGCCGCCAGCAGCACCAGCGCGCCCTCGCGCAGTCGTCCCTCCCGGTTCGCGATGTCGAGGGTGACCGGGATGCCCGCGGCGAAGAGGTTGCCGCAACGGTCGAAGGTGTCGGGGTGGCGTTCGGGCGGAAGTTCCAGTGCCTCACGCCAATTGCGCAGGAACAGCCGGTTCGGCTGATTGGTGACGAACGCGTCCACCTCGCGACCCGCGATCCCGAGCCGGTCGCACACCGCCAGCGACACCTCCGGCACCAGCCGGTTCCCGCGCGCGAACACCTTGGCCACCTTCGACTCGGAGAACCGCACGCATCCCTGCCCCTCCCCGGGTTCCCAGTACTTGCGCGCGCCGCCGGTGGAAAACGCCATGTCGCCGGCGAATTCGGGGTAGGTGCGGCATTCGATGTCCAGAATCGGCGCGCGGTCGTCGGCGACGAGCAGCCCGACCCCGCAGCCGTCACCGGGCACCGGCGCCTGCGCCAGCCCGCGGATCTCGGTCTGGGTGAACACCGGTCCCGCGCAGTTCTGGGTGACGGCGATCAGTGCCGTGCGCGCCGAGGTCGTCCGCAGAAGCATCGCGGCGAGGCCCATGAGGTGTATGAACGCCGCACACCCGCCGTTGTGCACGTCGTAGACCCAGCCCGGCCGCATGCCCAGCCTGCGCGCCACCTCCGGGCCGCAGCCGAGCACCGGATTGTCGGGCAGCTGGGTGTGGGTGAGCAGCACGTCGACGCTGGTGAGC
This sequence is a window from Nocardia farcinica. Protein-coding genes within it:
- a CDS encoding 3-oxoacyl-ACP synthase III family protein produces the protein MIHNHPQGLPPVSLADVASYLPGEPVGTEYFTRFSRSDRMAANVMFRAPRTRHHVGREETAVDMVERAVAPLVERHGSDLLTSVDVLLTHTQLPDNPVLGCGPEVARRLGMRPGWVYDVHNGGCAAFIHLMGLAAMLLRTTSARTALIAVTQNCAGPVFTQTEIRGLAQAPVPGDGCGVGLLVADDRAPILDIECRTYPEFAGDMAFSTGGARKYWEPGEGQGCVRFSESKVAKVFARGNRLVPEVSLAVCDRLGIAGREVDAFVTNQPNRLFLRNWREALELPPERHPDTFDRCGNLFAAGIPVTLDIANREGRLREGALVLLAAFAHAGDFAAAAALRWGAPR